tgctaaactaagctaaaagctCTCCTACTAGaaccagagatcagctgaatgaattcaaaaatggtaaaactgtttacctctaggggagtagtaaaatgagcctatttcaaaAAGGGAAATGCTAGTAACTACTAATTACATTAAATACTGATTACATTTGATTTTGTTGAAAGGGTTTCCCAGAGACGCCCATCTTTACAGATAAAGTGGTTTTTCGTGTTTCTCCGTGGATCATGACCCCAAATACCCTCAAGCCTGTGGAGGTTTATGTGTGCAGGTGAGCCTGGAGCAACTCACTCCAACctctttaaaggaacagttcatccaaaatagaagagaaaaaaaaaactcataaaagttcAGAACATGTGGAGGCCGAGAAAataatgatagaattttcatttgtgggtgaactatccctttaatacgaCATggttcattaaataaataactacaatTCTAAAACAGAAAAgccaattctgacttaaagtttctgttcaaatgtaaataaaagctgagaaatatatatatatttttttacaatgatgCCTCTTGAACATCGTCTTagtatcttttgggagaagcgtGGGTCATTTCTGGTCAAAAAACTTTCtgattgaataaaagtaacttaagtCTGAATTTGCCGGGGTTATGAATAATTTCAGCTTGGCTGTACATATATGAAAATATGACCATGAACTTACTGCTTTACATCTTGTGAGCCATTCTTGAGTCGTTGATGTTTTTGCAGCACTGAGGATAACTACTCGTTCTTGAAGAGCATAAGAAATCTGGTGGAGAAGAGCGGCTACAAACTCAAAATATGTCATGAGTACATGAACCGAGGTGATCGCTGGATGCAGGTTTgtgattctttaaaaaaaacattttgtattgTAATAGTACATgtgcatttgaaataaaaaaaaaaatatgtcaacTACTGGACACAGGTTGAGTCAGCaccttttatttaaataaagacaTTTGTTTATTCGGTAATGATGCATTAAAATCATCTAAAGTAACAGAAATTAAAAATTGtacaaagtattttttattgcaaatatattCTCCACAAAATTTTCAGTTTTCATCATTAGgatgattttaaataataataataataataataataatttgtaatcgTGATACTGAAGACTAGCATGACTAATCCtgaaaaatcacaggaataaaatgcaagtcatattttacaaacattgaaacatttaaagggttagttcaccaaacAATGACAATTACCTCatcgtttactctccctcatgtggttttaaacctttatgagtttcttttttctgttgaactcaaaacgAGATATTTTGAAGAGCACAAGATGCTGCCACCCATTGccttccatagtaggaagaaaattactatggaagtctgtggttcttcaaaatatcttccgtgttcaacagacaaaagaaactccATGATGGcagagtgaatgatgacagaatttttctttttgggtgaactatccctttaatattttaaatatttgatatgATAATATTTTAGAATTTTCAAAAACGATTACAAAATGCATATCAGTTGATCTCCAATAACAGAaatccaaaaacaaaaactgttacTCATGACTGTGTGGTACAAAACATACAGGATGATTTTTAAGTAATATGACCTGTTACATGTTAGGTTAAGCTAaaaatgactgtgtgtgtgtgtgtgtgtgtgtgtgtgtgtctcttcaCAGGATGAGCTTGAGTTTGGTTACATTGACTCCCCTCATCATCGTTTCCCTGTTGTCCTGGATTCTCCTCGTGATGGAGATCTTCGGGATTTTCCCTATGATGCCCTTCTGGTGAGTCAAACTGAttatcaattaaaataattattcaatcaTCAAgttattaaagcaaaaaaaaaaaagtttttcttataAGATATGAAATAGTTGAATAATATCACACGAGCAAAAAGTGTCATTTGATGTGAGCATGGTCTTAAATGTGATCTTAATCACACAAAATTACTACAAGTTAATATTGAGTAACTTGTAGCATGTTAGACACAATATTGTCTTTTTTCTCTTTCACCAatgaaaataactttaaataaagaGCAGCAGTACAATGTTTCACTCCTGAATGAATCATATTTTTGAAGGACTCAAGCCAGTCAATGATTCAGCCCCTTGATTTATTCCTTAATGAATCGGccgttttgaatgaatcatttgaatggaCCACTTGATGCTTCACGCTTGAGAGGAACTTGTTGCCATCTACTGGTGATTTTAGTGTCATACATTAATATTTATCCATGACAGGCCTACAACAACACAAACTTGCACTCGGAAAGCTTTTGTTTTTATCCAAATGACAACATTGTGTGACAGGGGCCAGACTTTGGGTATGTAACGCGAGATGCATTGAATGAGGAGGTGAGCAGTCTGGACTCTTTCGGTAATCTGGAGGTCAGTCCACCGGTCACAGTGAATGGCAAAAACTACCCACTCGGCAGGATCATCATTGGGGTGGCGTTCCCTACGTAAGTACCACAACTCTATTAACTAACCAGAATctgaactaaaaataaacattgtcattGTTCTGACTCCTTGTTGCTTCAATATACTGGATCTACATATTGATTGATTTTAAACTATTACCTGTCaagattcattgatttatttttcttgtgtttattttaaGAGCAAGGAAAGGCCGCAACATGACTAAAGTTGTCCAGGACTTCCTGTGGGCACAGAAGGTTCAAGAGCCAATAGCGCTTTACTCTGATTGGCTGGTTGTGGGTCATGTGGACGAGTTCATGAGCTTTGTTCCAGCCCCTGACAGAAAGGTAAACCAATGTGTTTGGTATAATTAGCAATAATGTATGCTGTTGATCTCTTCTCTTTTATTGAAAATGgagtaaatatattattgtacaatattgtaatttattatcagatttcaaaatgtgtttgtataatttaaaaatgctATTCATTTCTTTGATTACAAAGTATTATTACTCAACTATTAAATTTcacattatccttcagaaatcattctaatataggaaacaaatgtatatttttaaatgtaaattttttttgtttagtaatagcggtacggtggctcagtggttagcactgttgcttcacaacaagaaggttgcttattcgagtcctggcttattcagttgacatttctctgtggagtatgcatgttctccccttgttcccgtgggtttcctccgggtgctccggtttccccaacagtccaaaaacatgtggtatgggtgaattgaataagctaaattggccaaagtgtagatgtgtgaatgtgagagtgcatgggtgtttcccagtactgggttgcatctggaagggtatATGCTgcttaagttggcagttcattccgctttggcgacctctgatgaataaagggactaaaggctgatttctatttttgcgtcaagcgcacgcgtatggtccggcgcagtcTTCACAAggtcgcatagcccttgctgTGGCCGACGCTGATGTGCacttctcaaaaaatttaactacacattgcAACAACGTGTTGTGCAAGAtgtgtgattggtcagcttggtagcggtgacgagtgtgggtggtgctgataGCTGCGAGCTCATTGGAGCGAGTGTTTTCAAGTGTCGAATCCTgtgaagaagctccagatggaaacttttgttttgtgtttgccttatgattaaagttgttgcatgtccaccGGTTCCCACATCTGAATAAGTGAGTTTAGCTAATTGTACATtgaggtagtgttcagaaaaaacaaaacaccagtgaagaaactcaacatagaggaacataaaaacctaccaCCAGCTAGTGCtccagaagtgttattgcagagcaacacagagcgcgcagaagtataaatgcacagctacacgcaaggcaggcgccgtgggtcataGCAATCACTCGAATCAGAAGTACAAACCAGTcttgagccaaaggaaaatgaatgatagaatttttgctaataaaatggtaatatgttttattttactttatttttaatttttaaaccataataaataaacttaagtAGAATCATTACTTGAAAATTCAgttaaggaaaaaagaaaaatatatataaatttaatttaatgcatattTGTTGACCGTGAGatcttgaattattttttttataaaatttgcaaAACAATTTTTCTCATTTTTTCAGTATTTAATATGTAGTCCGGTTACATggtacaattaataaaaataaagttctaaaaaaaatctaatcatttTTGTACAGAACTGGATTACAAATCTTGTTGTTATTGACATGATAGTTGTTATTGGTATGCACGTTCATGCACAAACAATTGAACTTGATACTAAAACTTTGATTGCATAATATTTTCCCAATGTTCAGAAATTCCGATTGCTGCTGGCTAGTCCTGACGCTGGATACAAAGTTTTCAAAAGCCTACAAAATAACGGCCTTGGAAAAGCAGAAATGTTTCCAGGTAAACTCTCCTAATTTTTCTATTTTAGGAAACACCCCTTTTCCATCACAGTTCATATATTTATGCAACTAACTTCATTTTGAAACAGGTAAGGAGGAGGCCATCTCTGTAAATGACCTCCTGAGCGACAAAAAGCTGCAGGCTGAGAACAGATACGTGCAGGTCAGTCAATTGCACAacattcacaacacatgcaacatTAAGATGTCTTTAGTATCCAAACTGCTTCTAGATATTTTTATAGTCAGATATTCCAGATCTGGGAAAGAATAATGTTGGTATCATCTAATGTTTCACTCAGAACTGTATCGACTGGAACAGGGACGTGCTGAAGAAAGAGCTGGGTCTGGATGATGAGGACATCATTGACTTGCCCATCCTCTTTAAAGTGATAGCAGTGGAGGATTCCGTTCCCAGGGCTGTGGCGTATTACCCTGACATGGTACACCACATTATTAAACACTTCGTATGAGAGAAGTCAAATTTTACTGATTGCTTCAACTGTCTGCAGCAAGACCATTGTGAAGGATGTCGCAAACCAGATGCGTCGCATCACGCAGCACCATGCAAAAAtaagtttctatcagggtacgcaaACCGGCGCCGCAATTCGGTGGCTGTGTGCAGTGCCGAGCTACGATTCAAGACACTGTTCATACTTCTGCCCCGCCACAGAGCGCCGTCTGAATAtcttcattttaaatagcatgcgaatgtgcgcgtctggtgtgttacttccaactgtcatgtgcgcggcgcatccggtgtgcgacccccttaaggatggagtctgctttagttttgtggatcagtgatTGCAGGGAAAAGAAGATTATGCTGGATGCTAACATTATCCACACACAAGCTAAAacgctttatgaaccttttgctgacagcgatgaatgtttgcgcctgacaacaggttttgatctttggattcattctataatactgcaCTTATTTTTCTACTAGTTTGATCTTTGAAAGTGTTTAAACAAAAGATAGGTGTGAAACTGTTAacgcctgtctgagaaaagtgtatagtgtgtagtgaggggtttcaCAGCCTTAACATCTAGAATAATTGTAAAAAAGCCGACTACTTTATAAATTTCgcctattgtgttttttttttagaacgtaactccagCGATAAACGGCAGATCACTGTGTAAATCTTCAGAGCACAAAGTATTAGTAACAtatcataaaaaaaaactcattcatAATCATCACCATATTCGTAATTAAACCTGGAAATTGCTTGAAAAGGGCTGTAAATTGGACTCGGAAAAGTGTGTAAGAATCCTGATtacctgtgtttgtttttcctcagtGAACCATGATCGTGTTGGGTGATCAGCTGGGAATCCCAAAGCCGTTTCGGGCCACAGGTGAAGGGTGTGTGTGCACTGGAAAAAGAAATGTGTTCTCTTCTGGAGCCTCTGGGCCTCAAATTGTACCTTCAATCGATGATTTCGCCCCGTATCACAAACTGCTGGGTGAAGTTCACTGCGGGTCCAATGTTCTCCGAGAAACCTTTCACTGTTCAGATGGTGGAACCTCGAGCTGTGAGGGACAACCAGACCTTTCAAAGTGCCTATCACAATTAAAGCAGGATTAATAGCTTAATGGATGTCTaaactaacaataataaataaactcaGAGCAAAAACACTATGATAATTGATGGAGGAATGGAAAGTCTTGTCAttaactcaccctcatgttgttcaagCCGCTCTCTGGTGTCAAAGAAAGTATGAAGTTCAAAGAAGTATGttgttctatatatatttttcacccTCACATTGATATTTAAGAGCCATGGATTTTCTGAAAAATCACATATCTTTGTAAGGGGATGACTGTGAGCAAATTACAACTCTAAATTCTTCTAGCTTTTCTGTCAACCTTGTTTGTATGACTTTCTTTTTCTATTCATTTCTAGTGCAGCTTTAATTGGATTTAAATTAAGGGCTCACAATTATGgattagaatttaaaatatggtTATAAATCTATAATGTTTAAATGTATGGTTTTTCATAACTATGAACAACGAATGTTTACTTTTGTGTTGCTTTAATACTACTAATGACTGAACTTACTGCCATGGATCACAATATTCcaccaaaaaagaaacaaatacagCAATACATGAATACCGGAATAAACAAACATTTCACGAACCCTTGAATCTTTATTAAACatgatttcttttgttttattaccAAAAAAGGTCTTATTTACAGTGAAATGCTTCATAAAAGTA
Above is a window of Danio aesculapii chromosome 6, fDanAes4.1, whole genome shotgun sequence DNA encoding:
- the padi2 gene encoding LOW QUALITY PROTEIN: protein-arginine deiminase type-2 (The sequence of the model RefSeq protein was modified relative to this genomic sequence to represent the inferred CDS: deleted 5 bases in 3 codons; substituted 1 base at 1 genomic stop codon), which codes for MNVSQEQTASHNLPQILQKKKTFTATNMYQRTFRLDISAPTQIVLAIGTELKVMLDRCAPPQSKSFSIRCTPNVHYKITPPIVDKNALPYALGPNTILLITMDTVSETAFDSKLSVRYYGEKMETLGDAVLHLTAVEISLDVDADRDGVVEKNNPNKASWKWGPNGHGAVLLVNCDSESIYNKKPDNENSDIGKVSDLKDMSKMVLRTNGPSQLPEGYKLSMHISQSTSESVRVFRPRTNTKTENLWKYQLLKLFLKDFLMVVGTDTLTQEVPYLGGSSELEFHVEGLRFPDKDFDGLVTINLSLLEPCGKGFPETPIFTDKVVFRVSPWIMTPNTLKPVEVYVCSTEDNYSFLKSIRNLVEKSGYKLKICHEYMNRGDRWMQDELEFGYIDSPHHRFPVVLDSPRDGDLRDFPYDALLGPDFGYVTRDALNEEVSSLDSFGNLEVSPPVTVNGKNYPLGRIIIGVAFPTARKGRNMTKVVQDFLWAQKVQEPIALYSDWLVVGHVDEFMSFVPAPDRKKFRLLLASPDAGYKVFKSLQNNGLGKAEMFPGKEEAISVNDLLSDKKLQAENRYVQNCIDWNRDVLKKELGLDDEDIIDLPILFKVIAVEDSVPRAVAYYPDMXTMIVLGDQLGIPKPFGPQVKGVCALEKEMCSLLEPLGLKLYLIDDFAPYHKLLGEVHCGSNVLRETFLFRWWNLEL